CAGATCCTGGGCTAGCCCGGCCATCGAGCTATTTGATTATGACCGGCAAGCTCACCATGAATGTAGCTCCTTCGTTTTCGCCGTCGCTTGATGCCCGGGCGGTGCCGCCATGGAGCTCCACCAGATTTCGAACGATCGCAAGCCCGAGCCCGAGCCCGCTTTTGTTCGAATCCGTTCCGACGTCCTGACGAAATCGCTCGAATACCATCGGCAAGAAAGCCTGGCTGATCCCGACGCCGGTGTCTTTGACGGTCACGTCCACCTTATCGCCGCCTCGCGAGACGGTTACGTCGACCATGCCATTTTCCGAGGAGAACTTTATCGCGTTTGTCAGAAGGTTCGAGAAGACCTGTCCGAGACGGTTTGCATCCCCGAGAACCTCAACGTCAAGGCAATCGGGCTCGACCGTACAATTTATCGAAATATTCTTTTCAGTCGAATCCGGCCGAACGATCTCGATCGCGTCTCGGACCGCGTCGGCGATCTTTATCGGCCTGAGGTCAAGTTCGAGCTTGCCTGAGATTATCCGAGCAACATCCAGCAGATCCTCGATCAGCCGATTCTGCGTTTCCGAGTTTTTTATTATCGTCCGAACGGCCTTTACCGACTGCTCTTCGCTTAGCGTACCGTTTTTCATAAGCCTAGCCCACCCGAGGATCGAGTTGAGCGGCGTCCGGAGTTCGTGCGACACGGTCGCCATAAATTCGTCTCTGAGCCGATTGGCTATCTCGGCCTCGCGCCTTGCCGCCTGTTCATTCATTAAAAGGCTTTCGCGCTCAGCCGCAACGGCCTGAAGGCTTGCGTTCGCCGTGCTCAGTTCGACCGTCCGTTCGGCAATTCGCGATTCGAGTTCTTTATTCGATTCGATCAACGCTCTCTCGGCCGCTGACCGCCGCTTTCCTTCGCGCCAAACCAGAAAGTTCGCCGCTACGAGGGCAAGTACTCCGGCAACTGTCGCAATTATCAGGATCCGGATCGCCCAATTCAGGTTCTGGCTGAACCGGTTGTTTCGGGCCTGCAGGACGAATGC
The DNA window shown above is from Chloracidobacterium sp. and carries:
- a CDS encoding CHASE3 domain-containing protein, with translation MTSERKLPLILTFVFLMLAVIGLLFYQSTVSLQEAIAWEKHAQDVTLKLENTMTLTLDAEAEMRGFIITGNTTYLEQFERSKTAVFANLSEIRALVSASRAQLEELANLESSLGRFWDVAFQKIERRKQGGFDAGLNELSMQETKAAADQARASIERMKSAEAFVLQARNNRFSQNLNWAIRILIIATVAGVLALVAANFLVWREGKRRSAAERALIESNKELESRIAERTVELSTANASLQAVAAERESLLMNEQAARREAEIANRLRDEFMATVSHELRTPLNSILGWARLMKNGTLSEEQSVKAVRTIIKNSETQNRLIEDLLDVARIISGKLELDLRPIKIADAVRDAIEIVRPDSTEKNISINCTVEPDCLDVEVLGDANRLGQVFSNLLTNAIKFSSENGMVDVTVSRGGDKVDVTVKDTGVGISQAFLPMVFERFRQDVGTDSNKSGLGLGLAIVRNLVELHGGTARASSDGENEGATFMVSLPVIIK